A portion of the Candidatus Pristimantibacillus lignocellulolyticus genome contains these proteins:
- a CDS encoding M15 family metallopeptidase, giving the protein MRTSIIYIIKLFVVISLSIIVVSCSAKAEHNELSSPIEPTPRITDEPFSEETNESKSSQLHEQSTKEVLTDLEEAELDDKLDNKPDSKSEETNDKANSDEEKSEEDSATREEIFSEVVVKLRNLPKGFVYLDEVIPTAQFEVRYYSDYNFVGTQIDGYLAPLAIGTSEMAEALLKVSKEVEPMGYRLLIYDTYRPAKAVQQFLAWSKDTDDISMKEEFYPNINKATLFKSGYLSSKSGHSRGSTVDLTLIHSDTEKEVDMGSPYDLLDEISHFSTKLITDEQAANRQLLQDVMVKYGFKPYRKEWWHYVLKNEPYPSTYYDFDVQ; this is encoded by the coding sequence ATGAGAACTAGCATAATCTACATTATAAAATTATTCGTTGTTATCAGTTTGAGTATTATTGTTGTCTCTTGCTCAGCAAAAGCGGAGCATAATGAATTATCCTCTCCAATTGAACCGACACCGAGAATAACTGATGAGCCTTTCAGTGAAGAAACTAACGAAAGTAAATCTTCGCAACTTCACGAACAATCTACTAAGGAAGTGTTAACTGATCTAGAAGAGGCAGAACTAGACGATAAGTTAGATAATAAACCTGATTCAAAGTCAGAGGAAACAAACGATAAAGCTAACTCTGATGAAGAAAAATCAGAGGAAGACAGTGCAACCAGAGAAGAAATTTTCAGTGAAGTCGTTGTCAAACTACGTAACTTGCCTAAAGGCTTTGTCTACTTGGATGAAGTGATACCTACTGCCCAATTTGAAGTACGCTATTATAGTGATTATAACTTTGTAGGTACACAGATCGATGGATATTTAGCACCGCTAGCGATTGGCACAAGTGAGATGGCTGAAGCTCTATTGAAAGTGAGTAAAGAAGTAGAGCCGATGGGATATCGACTTCTTATCTACGATACGTATCGTCCTGCGAAAGCAGTTCAGCAATTTCTTGCTTGGTCTAAAGATACGGATGATATAAGTATGAAGGAAGAATTTTATCCTAATATCAATAAAGCTACTCTGTTCAAATCAGGATACTTATCGAGTAAGTCAGGGCATTCACGAGGCAGTACGGTAGATTTGACGCTAATCCATTCGGATACTGAGAAGGAAGTAGATATGGGTAGTCCTTATGATTTGCTTGATGAAATTTCACATTTCTCAACTAAGCTAATTACAGATGAACAGGCCGCTAATCGCCAATTGTTGCAAGATGTTATGGTGAAATATGGATTCAAGCCATATCGTAAAGAATGGTGGCATTATGTATTGAAGAATGAGCCTTATCCAAGCACATACTATGATTTCGATGTTCAGTAG
- a CDS encoding energy-coupling factor transporter transmembrane protein EcfT, with the protein MKYSTFSTYHPIINFTYFVAVLLFSMIFMHPIFQIISLIGAFVYSILLNGKKAVLFNFVYMLPLMVVMAILNPTFNHQGVTILFYLNNGNPITLESILYGVAMACMFITVIIWFSCYNAVMSSDKFIYLFGKVIPAWSLILSMSLRFVPRYREQIKIISNAQKCIGRDISQGNLLQRIRNGLTILSIMTTWALENAIETADSMKSRGYGLPNRTSFSIYRFDRRDQKVLVIMLLLIAMVMFGAVTGENSIRYFPSIKWSEMTASSVMIYISYSLLCFIPVLLHIAEEWKWNYIESRN; encoded by the coding sequence ATGAAATATAGTACATTCTCAACTTATCACCCTATTATTAATTTCACCTATTTTGTAGCGGTATTGTTATTCAGTATGATTTTTATGCATCCCATATTTCAAATAATATCGCTTATAGGCGCGTTTGTTTATTCAATCTTATTGAATGGGAAAAAGGCAGTATTATTTAATTTTGTATATATGTTACCGCTAATGGTAGTGATGGCCATCCTTAACCCAACATTTAACCATCAAGGCGTAACGATCTTATTCTATCTTAATAATGGCAATCCCATCACTTTAGAGTCGATTCTATACGGGGTTGCTATGGCTTGTATGTTCATAACCGTAATCATCTGGTTCTCTTGTTACAACGCGGTGATGAGCTCGGATAAATTTATCTATTTATTTGGTAAAGTCATTCCTGCATGGTCACTTATTTTATCAATGTCTTTAAGATTTGTTCCACGCTATCGTGAACAGATTAAAATAATCTCTAATGCTCAAAAATGTATCGGAAGAGATATTTCGCAAGGGAATTTGCTGCAAAGAATAAGAAATGGATTAACGATTCTATCGATTATGACGACATGGGCGCTTGAAAATGCGATTGAAACAGCAGATTCTATGAAATCGCGCGGATATGGTTTGCCCAATCGAACTAGCTTTTCTATCTATCGTTTTGATCGAAGGGATCAGAAAGTATTGGTCATTATGCTGTTGCTTATTGCAATGGTGATGTTCGGGGCAGTGACAGGAGAAAATAGTATTCGTTATTTCCCATCTATTAAATGGAGTGAGATGACAGCAAGTAGCGTGATGATATATATATCGTATTCGTTGCTATGCTTCATTCCTGTCCTATTACATATTGCGGAGGAATGGAAATGGAATTATATCGAATCAAGGAACTAA
- a CDS encoding energy-coupling factor transporter ATPase, with protein sequence MELYRIKELNFSFPEGSKQILADINMNIQEGEFIVLCGQSGCGKSTFLRQLKPVLTPHGKRTGEILYRGDVIMDIDHRTVTSEIGFVQQNVENGIVTDKVWHELAFGLESLGYDQSTIRLRVAEMASFFGIQHWFHKEVSELSGGQKQLLNLASIMAMHPSVLILDEPTSQLDPIAATEFLTTLKKINQELGTAIVISEHRLEEVMPLADRIIVMDQGQIIVDDTPRQGGHRLAAMNHPMFASMPTPMQIQTVVESQAELSMTVKEGRQWLDRYVATRTGVDGKRVSFVKSNESNALINTDESTTQLSKSMNSSMRQMNKNENKYETNKGIKRKRLFSKARADQQLPVIQFQEVWFKYDKHGSDVIKDLSFSVKQGEFFCIVGGNGAGKTSTLSLISGIHMPYRGKIMLSGKDIRKWSERDKFNNYLGVLPQNPQTLFVKKTVKDDLYEMLQQSSLTKEQQEQKVNEIIQFAQLEHLLSMHPFDLSGGEQQRAALAKVLLLEPKILLLDEPTKGLDRFFKTKLAQFLKKLNDQGVTIVLVSHDIEFCAEYGETCAMFFDGSMITTNKAKPFFAGNSFYTTTANRMTRHVWDDAVTIEDVIIRCQSLV encoded by the coding sequence ATGGAATTATATCGAATCAAGGAACTAAATTTTTCATTCCCTGAAGGAAGTAAACAGATACTAGCGGATATTAATATGAATATCCAAGAAGGTGAATTTATCGTGTTATGTGGACAATCTGGATGTGGTAAAAGTACTTTTCTAAGACAGCTGAAACCAGTCCTAACCCCACATGGCAAACGTACTGGTGAAATTTTATATCGAGGCGATGTAATAATGGATATTGATCATCGTACTGTTACATCAGAGATCGGGTTTGTACAGCAAAATGTTGAGAATGGCATTGTGACAGATAAAGTATGGCATGAACTTGCTTTTGGTCTTGAGAGCTTAGGTTATGATCAGTCTACGATCCGCTTGCGTGTAGCGGAAATGGCTAGTTTCTTCGGTATCCAGCATTGGTTTCATAAGGAAGTATCTGAATTATCAGGCGGGCAAAAGCAGTTATTGAATCTAGCGTCTATTATGGCAATGCATCCTTCAGTTCTTATATTAGATGAACCAACATCTCAGCTGGATCCAATAGCAGCAACAGAGTTCTTAACGACATTAAAGAAAATCAATCAAGAGTTAGGAACAGCTATCGTCATCTCCGAGCATCGATTAGAGGAAGTAATGCCTTTAGCAGATCGCATTATAGTAATGGATCAAGGACAAATCATCGTTGATGATACTCCTCGCCAAGGAGGACATCGATTAGCAGCAATGAACCATCCCATGTTCGCATCCATGCCAACTCCGATGCAAATACAAACGGTTGTTGAGTCGCAAGCAGAACTATCTATGACTGTAAAGGAAGGTCGTCAGTGGCTAGATCGTTATGTAGCAACTCGAACTGGTGTTGATGGTAAGCGAGTCTCATTTGTGAAAAGTAATGAAAGTAATGCTCTAATCAATACAGATGAGAGTACTACTCAATTGAGTAAGAGCATGAATTCAAGTATGAGACAGATGAATAAGAATGAGAATAAGTATGAGACAAATAAAGGAATTAAGCGCAAAAGATTATTCAGTAAGGCAAGAGCTGATCAACAGCTTCCAGTTATTCAGTTCCAAGAGGTATGGTTCAAATACGACAAACATGGTTCAGATGTTATTAAGGACCTTTCTTTTTCAGTTAAGCAAGGTGAGTTTTTCTGTATTGTAGGTGGTAATGGTGCTGGAAAAACATCAACTTTATCACTAATTAGTGGCATTCATATGCCTTACCGAGGCAAAATTATGCTTAGCGGTAAAGACATTCGCAAATGGAGTGAACGGGACAAGTTCAACAATTATTTAGGAGTATTACCACAAAACCCACAGACGTTGTTTGTAAAGAAAACAGTTAAAGACGATTTGTATGAAATGTTACAGCAATCTTCATTGACAAAAGAGCAGCAGGAACAGAAGGTTAATGAGATTATTCAATTTGCCCAGCTAGAGCATTTACTATCTATGCATCCATTTGATCTAAGTGGAGGAGAGCAACAACGTGCTGCACTTGCAAAGGTTCTTTTATTAGAGCCAAAGATTTTACTGCTCGATGAACCAACTAAAGGCTTAGATCGTTTCTTCAAGACGAAGCTAGCACAATTCCTCAAAAAACTTAACGATCAAGGTGTAACGATCGTACTTGTGTCTCATGATATAGAGTTTTGTGCAGAGTATGGAGAAACTTGTGCTATGTTCTTCGATGGCAGTATGATTACAACGAATAAAGCGAAGCCGTTCTTTGCTGGAAATAGCTTCTATACGACAACGGCAAATCGCATGACAAGGCATGTGTGGGATGATGCTGTAACGATAGAGGATGTGATTATACGATGTCAAAGCTTAGTATAA
- a CDS encoding ECF transporter S component — protein MSKLSINNESKLNESDQQKLRLNDQSKLSRRTLISAALILIIIPATIMLGVYVLDDRKYYFISLLIILYTMLPFALRFEKRKPQARELIVIAVLVAIAVAGRSAFFMVPQFKPVVAIVIIAAVCLGAEVGFLVGATAGFVSNFFFGQGPWTPWQMFCFGIIGFIAGLLFQKGMLQKNRLSLCIYGGLATFIIYGGIINFGSLLMGTSQFSWSALATLYISGFWFDLVHAAATVIFLLLLSRPMIEKLERIKVKYGLVE, from the coding sequence ATGTCAAAGCTTAGTATAAACAATGAAAGTAAGCTTAACGAATCCGATCAACAGAAACTTAGGCTGAATGACCAAAGCAAGCTTAGTCGTAGAACATTGATCTCAGCTGCATTAATACTTATTATTATTCCAGCTACAATTATGCTCGGAGTGTACGTGCTAGATGATCGGAAATATTACTTTATTAGCTTACTCATTATTTTGTATACGATGTTGCCGTTTGCTTTACGCTTTGAAAAGCGCAAGCCACAAGCAAGAGAATTGATTGTTATCGCAGTACTGGTTGCTATTGCTGTAGCGGGAAGATCAGCTTTCTTTATGGTTCCCCAATTTAAGCCTGTAGTCGCGATTGTCATTATAGCAGCAGTATGTTTAGGCGCTGAAGTCGGCTTTCTTGTCGGAGCGACGGCTGGATTTGTCTCAAACTTTTTCTTTGGACAAGGTCCATGGACTCCTTGGCAAATGTTCTGCTTTGGCATTATCGGATTTATTGCGGGTTTACTATTCCAAAAAGGGATGTTACAGAAAAATAGGCTGTCGCTTTGTATATACGGTGGATTAGCAACTTTTATTATATACGGAGGAATTATTAACTTTGGATCATTACTGATGGGAACTTCACAGTTCTCATGGTCAGCATTAGCAACTCTTTATATATCTGGATTTTGGTTCGATCTTGTGCATGCCGCCGCGACTGTTATTTTTCTATTGTTATTATCAAGGCCGATGATTGAAAAGTTGGAGCGGATTAAAGTGAAATATGGATTAGTGGAATAA
- a CDS encoding helix-turn-helix transcriptional regulator yields the protein MEKLIEACKVDDALEIIVGKWKPKILLLLLEHGTMRFNELRRHLPGITQKMLTQQLRDLEEEYIVHRKVYAQVPPKVEYSITEYGRSLDPILDTIHQWGSAHLLFKAKQIEKKVATE from the coding sequence ATGGAAAAACTGATTGAAGCTTGCAAGGTAGACGATGCGTTAGAAATCATTGTCGGTAAATGGAAGCCGAAAATATTATTATTACTTCTTGAACATGGAACTATGCGCTTTAATGAATTGCGTCGTCATCTTCCAGGTATTACTCAGAAAATGTTAACTCAGCAGCTTCGCGATCTAGAAGAAGAATATATTGTGCATCGAAAAGTATATGCTCAAGTACCCCCTAAAGTTGAGTATTCAATAACAGAGTATGGGCGTTCACTTGATCCGATACTTGATACGATTCATCAATGGGGTTCTGCACATCTTCTATTCAAAGCTAAGCAAATAGAAAAAAAAGTAGCTACTGAATAA
- a CDS encoding LLM class flavin-dependent oxidoreductase, with amino-acid sequence MEKYRIDRSKGIEFGLYTLGDHIPNPETMERISAKQRLDEIIELAKLAEEFGLDVFSVGESHQKYFATQAHSVVLSAIAQATKNIKLTSSSTIISTSDPVRVYEDFSTIDLISNGRVEIVAGRASRVGLFELLGYDLKDYEGLFEEKFELLKLINENKIVNWEGEYRAPLKNAEVLPRPLHNTLPLWRAVGGAPGSAIRAGKQGVPMMLATLGGPSSNFKIAVDAYRKSLSDSGFDPAEFPVATTGLFFTDKDSQVAMRQAYPGVNLGLQLVNGHGFSKQHFAQAQDVRDALMVGSPQQIIEKILYQYELFGHQRYMAQMDFGGVPFPLLVKNLELIASEILPAVRKYTKQ; translated from the coding sequence ATGGAAAAATATCGTATTGATCGAAGCAAAGGAATTGAATTTGGTTTATACACATTAGGAGATCATATTCCGAATCCAGAGACGATGGAGCGTATCTCAGCAAAGCAACGTCTTGATGAGATTATCGAGCTTGCAAAACTTGCTGAAGAATTTGGTTTAGATGTATTTAGTGTAGGTGAAAGTCATCAAAAATATTTCGCTACTCAAGCGCATAGTGTTGTTCTAAGTGCCATTGCGCAAGCGACTAAAAATATAAAATTAACAAGTTCTTCAACGATTATAAGTACATCAGATCCAGTACGCGTATATGAAGATTTCTCAACGATTGATCTTATTTCAAATGGGCGTGTAGAGATTGTTGCTGGACGAGCATCACGAGTTGGCTTATTCGAACTTCTTGGATATGATTTGAAAGATTATGAAGGATTATTCGAAGAGAAGTTTGAGCTGTTAAAGCTGATTAATGAGAATAAGATTGTAAATTGGGAAGGAGAGTATCGCGCACCGTTAAAAAATGCGGAAGTATTACCTCGTCCACTGCATAACACGTTGCCTCTATGGAGAGCGGTAGGTGGAGCGCCGGGTAGTGCCATTCGTGCAGGGAAACAAGGCGTTCCAATGATGCTTGCAACATTAGGTGGTCCTTCATCGAACTTCAAAATAGCAGTTGATGCTTACCGGAAATCTTTAAGTGACTCTGGATTTGATCCAGCAGAATTCCCTGTTGCAACGACAGGATTATTTTTCACAGATAAAGATTCACAAGTAGCAATGCGTCAAGCGTATCCGGGGGTAAATCTAGGTTTGCAATTAGTAAATGGACATGGTTTCTCGAAGCAACATTTTGCTCAAGCACAAGATGTTCGTGATGCTTTAATGGTTGGTAGCCCACAGCAAATTATTGAAAAAATCTTATATCAGTATGAACTGTTTGGACATCAACGTTATATGGCACAAATGGATTTTGGCGGTGTACCATTCCCATTACTTGTGAAAAACCTTGAGCTAATTGCCTCAGAAATTTTACCTGCGGTTAGAAAGTATACAAAACAATAA
- a CDS encoding NAD(P)H-dependent oxidoreductase, translated as MKIVGLSGSIVGSKTKTAMLVFEKTLRDKYPDAEWTLIDLADYNVQFSDGRNYLEYEGDTAFVTRTLMDADTIVIGTPIFQASLPATLKNIFDLLPINAFRDKIISFFVTAGSSKHYLVAEQHLKPILAYMKAQIVQTYVFIEDQDYMKKEIVNDDVFLRMERLVEDTANLTATYKIIRKQQEDQYDF; from the coding sequence ATGAAAATAGTCGGATTGTCTGGTTCTATTGTTGGCTCGAAAACAAAAACGGCGATGCTTGTTTTTGAAAAAACACTTCGCGATAAATATCCGGACGCGGAGTGGACGCTTATTGATTTGGCGGATTACAATGTACAATTTAGTGATGGACGCAATTATTTGGAGTATGAGGGAGATACAGCGTTCGTTACGAGAACGTTGATGGATGCAGATACTATTGTTATAGGTACGCCGATTTTCCAAGCGTCACTTCCAGCTACCTTGAAAAACATTTTTGATCTATTACCGATTAATGCTTTTCGGGATAAAATAATAAGTTTTTTCGTTACAGCGGGATCCTCTAAACACTATCTAGTGGCTGAACAACACCTTAAGCCAATACTAGCTTATATGAAGGCTCAAATTGTACAGACGTATGTTTTCATAGAAGATCAAGACTATATGAAGAAAGAAATTGTTAATGATGACGTATTCCTGCGAATGGAACGACTAGTTGAAGATACAGCTAATCTGACAGCAACGTACAAAATCATTAGAAAGCAGCAAGAAGATCAATATGACTTCTAA
- a CDS encoding MmcQ/YjbR family DNA-binding protein yields the protein MNKEQLKLMCQAHPGVTYDYQMEWQADRFFIGGKMYAMIGTDAKDISIITMKCDPERAETLRETVEGIVPGYYMNKTHWNSIYFDANVSSEMMESLIKHAYELVFNKLTKKQKQEIVG from the coding sequence GTGAACAAGGAACAGCTAAAGTTGATGTGCCAAGCACATCCAGGAGTTACATATGATTATCAAATGGAGTGGCAAGCTGATCGATTTTTTATCGGTGGTAAGATGTATGCGATGATTGGAACAGATGCGAAGGATATTTCTATTATTACGATGAAATGTGATCCTGAACGTGCAGAAACTTTAAGGGAAACAGTAGAAGGAATAGTCCCAGGATACTACATGAATAAGACACATTGGAACTCGATATACTTTGATGCGAATGTATCATCTGAGATGATGGAAAGCTTGATTAAGCATGCGTACGAGCTAGTATTCAACAAGCTAACGAAAAAGCAAAAACAAGAGATTGTTGGCTAA
- a CDS encoding RNA polymerase sigma factor — MSEQKQQLSSEQIESIVQVVQAGDKEQYRLLVIHFQRQIHIYCYHMLGDETDAEDAVQEIFINAYRGLENYRPTISFSSWLYKIAHHQCINIIKQRQRKQGLVAFLKQESKHANLDYSSKLVEEVLAPLSIPDRQLLILKTVEERSFADISEIMNISQQNLRKKFERLKKKIQARSKRKGLSYEKQNVLLIDKNVESI, encoded by the coding sequence ATGAGTGAGCAGAAGCAACAATTGAGTTCTGAACAGATAGAAAGTATTGTGCAGGTGGTACAAGCCGGAGATAAAGAACAGTACCGTTTGCTCGTGATTCATTTTCAGAGGCAAATTCATATTTACTGTTATCATATGTTGGGCGATGAGACGGATGCAGAGGATGCTGTGCAAGAGATTTTTATAAATGCATATCGCGGTCTTGAAAACTATCGTCCAACGATCTCATTTTCATCTTGGTTATACAAAATAGCACATCATCAATGTATTAACATCATTAAACAACGTCAACGCAAACAGGGATTGGTTGCTTTTCTTAAGCAGGAGAGTAAGCACGCAAATTTAGATTATAGCTCAAAGTTAGTTGAAGAAGTATTAGCACCTTTGTCAATACCAGATAGACAGTTACTGATACTTAAGACGGTTGAGGAGCGTAGTTTTGCAGATATTTCAGAGATTATGAACATATCGCAACAGAATTTAAGGAAAAAGTTCGAGCGGCTGAAGAAAAAAATTCAAGCAAGAAGTAAACGAAAGGGGTTATCGTATGAAAAACAAAACGTTCTCCTCATCGACAAAAACGTTGAATCAATTTAA
- a CDS encoding YwaF family protein, producing MEKGFEVFDYVHLNWLIAIVIISILITFIYTRCSPLQRDWMRKGIGYTLLIAEICKVIVVLATGRNLLYYLPIHLCGLAIFLVLLHAYRKSTMIAEILFSLTMPSAFIALLFPGWANDPVMSFLHIHSFVYHALILTYPIMLLATGEMKPRIRRLWKVILFLIITIPPVYLFNKIYETNYMFLNWPIANSPLMSIQQFFGESRYILGLVVVLLAVWIIQYSLWGLWIVARKAK from the coding sequence ATGGAAAAGGGTTTTGAAGTATTTGATTATGTACATCTGAATTGGCTTATCGCTATCGTGATAATAAGTATATTAATTACCTTCATTTATACTCGATGCTCACCATTACAAAGAGACTGGATGCGTAAAGGGATTGGCTATACACTGCTCATTGCAGAGATATGTAAAGTCATCGTAGTGTTAGCTACCGGGCGGAATCTATTATATTATCTCCCCATTCATTTATGCGGTCTTGCGATTTTTCTTGTTTTATTGCATGCATATCGCAAAAGCACAATGATTGCTGAAATATTATTTAGCTTGACGATGCCCTCTGCTTTCATTGCACTCCTATTTCCTGGGTGGGCAAACGATCCTGTAATGAGCTTTCTTCACATCCATTCCTTTGTCTATCACGCTTTAATACTAACGTATCCGATTATGTTATTAGCTACTGGTGAAATGAAACCTAGAATTCGTAGATTATGGAAAGTTATATTGTTCCTCATTATAACTATTCCACCTGTGTATCTCTTTAACAAGATTTACGAGACGAATTATATGTTTTTAAACTGGCCAATTGCTAACTCACCACTTATGAGTATTCAGCAATTTTTTGGAGAGAGTAGATATATATTGGGTCTTGTGGTTGTCTTGCTTGCCGTGTGGATTATTCAATATAGTCTATGGGGGCTATGGATTGTAGCAAGAAAAGCAAAGTAA
- a CDS encoding hemolysin family protein produces MTLINITIFIVLIIFTAFFVATEFAIVKVRQSRIDQLVAEGKKGAVSAKHVVSHLDEYLSACQLGITVTALGIGMVGEKTFEFILHPAFEALGLSTNLIHVFTIGTAFMMATFLHVVVGELAPKTVAIQKAEAVTLLFARPIMIFYKILFPFIWFLNGSARVLVGIFGLKPASEHEVSHTQEEIRMLIAESNKSGEINNSEMKFVNNVFEFDDTLARQIMIPRTEIVGFNVNTKHEDVLKRVSQEKYTRYPVYDGDRDNIIGYFNIKDLLIQRLNNPAIEYKLAHFVNPVINVIEAAPIKEVLQKMQKERIQMAILVDEYGGTSGLITIEDIIEELVGEIRDEFDGDEISHIRKVDEGHYIIDAKVQLHEVGELLEISLENENVDTLGGWIYTQNADLEKDMIITHGGYHFSIKQKRGLVLQFIEVKKQSASEVIEDLVVQK; encoded by the coding sequence TTGACTCTAATTAACATTACTATATTTATTGTGCTTATTATATTTACTGCATTTTTTGTGGCAACTGAATTTGCCATTGTTAAGGTTAGACAGTCGAGAATTGATCAGTTAGTCGCTGAAGGTAAAAAAGGTGCGGTTTCTGCTAAACATGTCGTTTCGCACTTGGATGAATATTTATCTGCCTGTCAATTAGGTATTACAGTTACAGCGTTAGGTATTGGTATGGTCGGAGAAAAGACCTTTGAATTTATATTACACCCTGCATTCGAAGCATTGGGGCTTTCAACGAACTTAATTCATGTATTTACTATCGGTACAGCATTTATGATGGCTACATTTTTACACGTAGTTGTTGGTGAACTTGCTCCCAAGACAGTAGCTATTCAGAAGGCAGAAGCAGTAACTTTGCTATTTGCTAGACCAATTATGATTTTCTACAAAATATTGTTCCCGTTTATTTGGTTCTTGAACGGTTCTGCACGTGTCCTTGTCGGGATTTTTGGTTTGAAACCAGCAAGTGAACATGAGGTTTCTCATACACAAGAAGAAATTCGTATGTTAATTGCTGAAAGTAATAAATCAGGTGAAATTAACAACAGCGAGATGAAATTTGTTAATAATGTATTTGAATTTGATGACACGTTAGCTCGTCAGATTATGATCCCTCGAACTGAAATCGTTGGATTCAATGTGAATACGAAGCATGAAGATGTTCTGAAGCGAGTTTCTCAAGAAAAATATACACGTTATCCTGTATACGACGGTGATCGTGATAATATTATCGGTTACTTCAATATTAAAGATCTACTTATTCAACGATTGAATAATCCAGCTATAGAATATAAATTAGCGCATTTTGTTAATCCAGTTATTAATGTCATTGAAGCTGCTCCTATTAAAGAAGTTCTGCAAAAAATGCAGAAGGAACGTATTCAAATGGCAATATTAGTGGATGAGTATGGCGGTACTTCTGGATTGATTACAATCGAAGATATTATTGAAGAATTGGTTGGGGAAATTAGAGATGAATTTGATGGTGATGAGATTTCTCATATACGTAAAGTAGATGAAGGTCACTATATTATAGATGCAAAAGTGCAACTTCATGAAGTTGGGGAATTACTAGAAATATCGTTAGAGAATGAAAACGTAGATACACTAGGCGGCTGGATTTATACCCAAAATGCTGATCTAGAGAAGGATATGATCATTACTCATGGAGGTTATCATTTCTCTATTAAACAGAAGCGAGGTCTCGTTCTGCAGTTTATTGAGGTGAAGAAGCAGTCAGCGTCAGAAGTAATTGAAGATTTAGTTGTGCAGAAGTAA
- a CDS encoding N-acetyltransferase, producing the protein MNIRTENKKDFKEVYHLNYLAFEHREDESKLVERIRNSDEFVSDLSMVAEVDNEIVGHILLSKAVVEDQDQQTVVIALAPIAVKPGHQGQGIGRMLIEEGTRRCRELGYGLILLIGHPTYYTKFGFQPARQFGLELKQFEVPDEVFMVYEVLDGQLQLTKGELKYSAAFFG; encoded by the coding sequence ATGAATATAAGAACTGAGAATAAGAAGGATTTTAAAGAAGTCTATCACTTAAATTATTTAGCATTTGAACATAGAGAAGATGAATCAAAATTAGTTGAAAGAATTAGAAATTCTGATGAATTTGTTTCTGATCTTTCCATGGTGGCTGAAGTAGATAATGAAATCGTTGGTCATATTTTGTTAAGTAAGGCAGTAGTAGAAGATCAAGATCAACAAACCGTAGTTATTGCCCTAGCACCAATAGCAGTTAAGCCAGGTCACCAAGGGCAAGGGATCGGTAGAATGTTAATTGAAGAAGGAACAAGACGTTGTAGAGAGTTAGGTTATGGTCTTATTTTGTTGATCGGACATCCTACATACTACACAAAATTTGGATTCCAACCAGCCAGACAATTTGGACTAGAATTGAAACAATTCGAAGTGCCTGATGAAGTATTTATGGTATATGAAGTGTTGGATGGACAACTACAATTGACAAAAGGTGAATTGAAATACTCAGCAGCATTCTTTGGTTAA